In Geminocystis sp. M7585_C2015_104, a genomic segment contains:
- a CDS encoding pre-16S rRNA-processing nuclease YqgF gives MAVLGFDPGRDKCGLAVLDANSVPLYHQVVSSDEVIPTIAALSRHFPLERIVMGNLTTSKQWQKRLKEELGLSIPLELVDETNTTLEARSRYWQMYPPGGLVRLIPPGLRIPPRPIDDIVAIILVERYYHKVSSGIKP, from the coding sequence ATGGCAGTTTTAGGATTTGATCCTGGCAGAGACAAGTGTGGCTTAGCTGTCTTAGATGCCAATTCTGTCCCATTGTATCACCAAGTGGTCTCCAGTGACGAGGTGATTCCCACCATTGCCGCCTTATCTCGTCACTTTCCCCTGGAAAGGATTGTCATGGGTAATCTAACCACTTCCAAACAGTGGCAAAAGCGGCTGAAAGAGGAGTTAGGTTTATCTATTCCCCTAGAATTAGTGGATGAAACAAACACAACTTTGGAGGCTAGAAGTCGCTACTGGCAGATGTATCCTCCTGGGGGATTAGTCAGACTTATCCCTCCCGGCTTAAGAATACCCCCTCGCCCCATTGATGACATTGTTGCTATTATCCTGGTGGAAAGATACTACCATAAAGTGTCTTCTGGCATCAAGCCATAG
- a CDS encoding DUF1517 domain-containing protein, protein MGLGERINRLLGKTRYVVSRIMVHLQGQEAAPLLGVLNQNALRAIEAEGDMEVMGECLVNVCEALLQYEPYWHSAANEGDVFWEESQAGDYVTELFTDSAQRYLANPELIEEVGENTPLSLPVTENIVVMITVGFEGEVPEIETDLAQRAALTNGLKALISLHYKQQYRAIAIHYSPARLGEVLTSEQVLLNFPELIPL, encoded by the coding sequence ATGGGTTTAGGCGAACGCATTAACAGACTCCTGGGCAAGACTAGATATGTAGTATCTCGTATCATGGTACATTTACAGGGACAAGAGGCGGCCCCCCTGTTGGGAGTGTTAAACCAAAATGCCCTCCGCGCCATTGAAGCAGAAGGGGATATGGAAGTGATGGGGGAATGTTTGGTGAATGTATGTGAGGCCCTGTTACAATATGAACCCTACTGGCATAGTGCCGCCAATGAGGGAGATGTCTTCTGGGAAGAAAGTCAAGCCGGGGATTACGTCACCGAATTATTTACTGACTCCGCCCAACGCTACCTGGCTAACCCCGAGTTAATCGAAGAGGTAGGGGAAAACACACCTCTGTCCCTCCCCGTTACCGAAAACATCGTGGTTATGATCACAGTAGGCTTTGAAGGCGAAGTGCCGGAAATTGAAACAGACTTGGCCCAAAGGGCCGCCCTTACCAATGGGCTCAAAGCCCTCATCAGTCTCCACTACAAACAACAATACCGGGCTATCGCCATTCACTATTCCCCTGCTAGACTAGGAGAGGTACTCACCTCTGAGCAAGTCTTACTCAATTTCCCTGAACTGATACCCTTATAA
- a CDS encoding DNA phosphorothioation-associated protein 4 has protein sequence MRIHIAEDKAGFLQSLVLTGDNPQGVFLTYADAVVFAASLGILYHHRVALTRIAKEPSPISIEIFVSRGYGYLFSLLKFSGDCHDGQYDNFNNGGAMGEDNIRLFEEYANGGLEILQQKLKGAIDYTERILLMISREGKFDVPAPPTDFDLRYFLS, from the coding sequence ATGAGAATTCACATTGCCGAGGATAAGGCGGGTTTTTTGCAGTCTCTTGTACTAACTGGCGACAATCCCCAAGGGGTTTTTCTCACCTATGCGGATGCCGTTGTTTTTGCCGCCTCCCTGGGAATACTTTATCACCATCGAGTTGCTTTGACTAGGATTGCAAAAGAACCCTCCCCTATTAGTATAGAAATTTTTGTCTCCAGAGGTTATGGTTATCTGTTTTCCCTGTTAAAATTTAGCGGCGATTGTCACGATGGCCAGTATGATAATTTTAACAACGGGGGGGCGATGGGAGAGGATAATATACGCTTGTTTGAGGAATATGCCAACGGGGGGTTAGAAATCCTACAACAGAAACTAAAGGGGGCTATAGACTATACTGAAAGAATACTACTGATGATTTCCCGGGAAGGGAAATTTGATGTCCCTGCCCCGCCAACGGACTTCGATTTGCGATACTTTCTCTCCTAG
- the gloB gene encoding hydroxyacylglutathione hydrolase — protein MEILTIPVLSDNYVFLLYDSHSKQVAVVDPSVARPVLREIDKLGAELIAIFNTHHHWDHVGGNQELLARFPQATVYGGREDKGRIPRQDVFLQEGDTVEFGGRKAYVYHLPGHTKGHIAYYFPPTEGEEGELFCGDTLFAGGCGRLFEGTPAQMVQSLNKLRSLPDSTRVWCAHEYTLKNLQFALTVDRHNEILRQRYQQVVEDRKKNLPTIPSTIGLEKLTNPFLRWDDPNIKSTIGLQEPERVFARLRGMKDNF, from the coding sequence ATGGAAATTCTTACCATCCCGGTATTGAGTGACAATTACGTCTTCTTGTTGTACGACAGTCATAGTAAACAGGTAGCTGTAGTAGACCCTTCTGTAGCTAGGCCTGTATTAAGAGAGATAGACAAACTAGGAGCAGAATTGATAGCCATTTTCAATACTCACCATCATTGGGATCACGTAGGTGGAAACCAGGAGTTGTTGGCCAGATTCCCCCAGGCTACTGTGTATGGTGGCAGGGAGGATAAGGGGAGAATACCACGTCAGGATGTGTTCTTGCAAGAGGGAGACACGGTGGAATTTGGGGGTAGAAAAGCCTATGTTTACCATCTACCGGGTCACACGAAGGGGCATATTGCATACTACTTCCCTCCCACCGAGGGGGAGGAGGGGGAATTATTCTGTGGTGACACTCTTTTTGCCGGAGGCTGTGGCCGTTTGTTCGAGGGGACTCCTGCACAGATGGTACAATCTTTGAACAAGCTGAGGAGTCTCCCCGATTCTACTAGGGTTTGGTGTGCCCATGAGTACACTCTCAAGAATCTTCAGTTCGCCCTTACTGTAGACCGGCACAATGAGATTCTACGACAAAGATACCAACAGGTGGTAGAGGATAGGAAAAAAAATCTCCCCACCATCCCCTCTACTATTGGTTTGGAAAAGTTGACCAATCCCTTCTTACGTTGGGACGACCCTAACATAAAATCTACCATAGGCTTGCAGGAACCTGAGAGGGTTTTTGCTCGTTTAAGAGGTATGAAGGATAATTTCTAA
- a CDS encoding phosphodiester glycosidase family protein produces MTRKLFRFRFLLWFLTGLSISGFLTGFNGFNLFLSPPVYAQNYQPVIQGKEVIIGDRRINLPWMVWQDGSGKHFGLADMAAESLLGIELNSSFNPQTQSVSWFNFSGNIPVKFVPPFRYIDVTNIFKNSPIFLEEANNTLLIKSGIATVEDAYESADNWGRRIVIQLSQPALFQVTQGRGVGIITIINSQPSPKLISPPPSPDDSVSTIKEEEGNETNNNSQQKGGLFTISVQENNTIISVNLPEFHNLRVTTSSNNVLQVDIRKDAIFPRDISWHRDIFYSRRYVGINNNTDYFLVSYITINPRSSQLKITPILPNQNTVIGTESLKRFAESWGIIAGINGGFFNRNNQLPLGAIKYENEWLSSPILNRGVFAWDKRGGVKFSRLQLVETISIGRGDKLTNYYINSGYIQSGLARYTPRWGNSYTPLSNGEIVVVVRNDRVEDKIISNNAGDITVNIPENGYLLVFRKAKNMADKISIGDRITITTNTIPENLINYPYIVGAGPLLLLNNRAVLNPEMEKFNAAFANQKASRSVVAVDKQGRIMLVAVHNRIGGVGPNLLELTEIMRRMGAVSALNLDGGSSTQLYLGGAIIDRSPETAARIHNGIGIFPQN; encoded by the coding sequence CTGACGAGAAAATTATTTAGATTTAGGTTTTTGCTGTGGTTTCTTACGGGTTTGAGTATCTCCGGTTTCCTCACTGGATTCAATGGATTTAACCTATTTCTATCTCCTCCGGTTTATGCCCAGAATTATCAGCCGGTAATACAAGGAAAAGAGGTGATAATTGGTGACAGGAGAATTAATCTTCCTTGGATGGTCTGGCAAGATGGAAGTGGGAAACACTTTGGCTTAGCAGACATGGCGGCAGAGTCGTTATTAGGGATAGAGTTGAACAGCAGTTTTAATCCACAAACTCAGTCAGTTAGTTGGTTTAATTTCAGTGGTAATATCCCCGTTAAATTTGTTCCGCCTTTCCGCTACATCGACGTCACCAACATCTTTAAAAACTCCCCCATTTTCCTAGAAGAGGCTAACAATACCTTACTAATAAAATCAGGAATAGCAACAGTTGAAGATGCTTATGAGTCGGCAGACAATTGGGGAAGAAGAATCGTAATTCAATTGAGTCAGCCTGCCCTTTTCCAGGTAACCCAAGGGAGGGGAGTCGGTATTATCACTATCATCAATAGTCAGCCCAGTCCAAAATTAATATCTCCACCGCCATCTCCCGATGACTCTGTTTCTACCATAAAAGAAGAGGAGGGGAATGAAACCAATAATAACAGTCAACAAAAGGGAGGGTTATTTACCATTTCTGTCCAAGAAAACAATACTATTATATCTGTCAATCTACCGGAATTTCATAACTTAAGGGTAACCACTTCCAGCAACAATGTCCTCCAAGTGGACATCAGAAAAGACGCTATTTTCCCCCGGGACATAAGTTGGCATAGGGACATTTTCTACAGTCGCAGATATGTTGGCATTAACAATAACACAGATTATTTTTTGGTGTCATATATTACCATCAACCCCCGTAGTAGCCAGTTAAAAATAACACCGATTTTACCTAATCAGAATACAGTAATTGGCACGGAAAGCCTAAAAAGATTTGCAGAAAGTTGGGGCATAATAGCAGGAATAAACGGGGGCTTTTTCAATCGCAATAACCAACTTCCCTTGGGGGCGATTAAATACGAGAATGAATGGTTATCTAGCCCAATCTTAAACAGAGGTGTATTTGCCTGGGACAAAAGGGGTGGTGTTAAATTTTCCAGGCTTCAACTAGTGGAAACAATTAGCATAGGGAGGGGAGATAAACTGACTAATTACTACATCAACAGCGGTTATATCCAATCAGGATTGGCCCGTTATACTCCTCGTTGGGGAAATAGCTACACTCCTCTCAGCAACGGAGAAATAGTGGTGGTGGTAAGAAACGACAGGGTGGAAGACAAAATAATCAGCAATAATGCCGGAGACATAACAGTTAATATCCCCGAAAACGGCTACCTACTAGTATTTAGAAAAGCCAAAAATATGGCGGATAAAATATCCATAGGTGATAGGATAACAATCACAACCAACACCATCCCAGAAAACTTGATTAACTATCCCTATATCGTTGGGGCGGGGCCACTTTTGCTATTAAATAATCGGGCTGTCTTAAATCCAGAAATGGAGAAATTTAACGCCGCCTTTGCTAATCAAAAAGCCTCTCGTAGTGTGGTAGCTGTTGACAAACAAGGGCGGATTATGTTAGTAGCAGTACATAATCGGATTGGCGGGGTAGGACCTAATTTGTTAGAATTGACTGAGATAATGAGGAGAATGGGGGCAGTGTCGGCGTTAAACCTGGATGGAGGCAGTTCAACACAATTGTATTTAGGAGGAGCTATAATAGACCGCTCCCCGGAAACGGCGGCTAGGATTCATAATGGCATAGGGATATTCCCACAAAACTAG